The following nucleotide sequence is from Leishmania panamensis strain MHOM/PA/94/PSC-1 chromosome 9 sequence.
ggaactcgctctctctctctctgagcgTGGTTTGTGTGGGGCGCTCTGAGCGGATCGCCTTCTTGGCGTTTCAGTGTCCCCCTCCTTCGCGTTGTGtctgtgcagctgcttgccaccgtctctccctcgcctcttcatagctcctcctttttttctccgtgTGCTTCGTCTGGTGCGTGGTGGACTaccgtctctcttcctgcgcGAAGGTGCTACGCCAAACATgtacacgcacgtgcaccacGATGGcgcctcgccaccgctgctgccagagCATCCGCACCAGTTTCTGGGCAACTACTTCTCTATAACCTACACGGAGCTCTTCAAGGCACATGTGTTGGATGTTCATCTGCCGAACATGCTTATCGGAATCAGCGCGAGCATCGAAGTACCACTGGTCACCTTTCTCGGTCGACGCATCGGCGCCAGCTACTCCTCTATCGCAGATTACATCTCCGTCGTAGCCCTCTACCGTACGCTGCTGGACATCCCGTTCGGCATCATCGTTGAGTACGTTGGCGTGCGTAACGTCATGTTCCTCTGCCTGTTGCTAAATATTGCTGCCTCCCTTGTTGGCCTCAACGTGAGTAACAGTGCCTCGCTGCTTGCCTTCTGCGTTCTAAGCGGCATCAGCCTCGGCGGCTTCTTCCTCGCGCGTCACATCTTCGTTGCCGGCATCACCTCCAAGAAGTACCGCGGTCTGCTCATGGCAATTCTGTCAGGACTGCTAAGGTGGGCACACGTCATCGGCCCCGTCTCCTCAGGCCTCTTTGCGGCGTACTGGGGCGACGTCCGCTACTCCTTCGTGGTGTCGGCTGCGGCGAGCGGTATCGCCTTCATCGCTCTCGCCATAGCGACGTGGTCAACTCGGTACCAGCAAGTATGCGGGCGCACGTGCACGACAAGCCTCGCGCCGTCTGTGACAGAGACTCCGTTGCACTCAGAACAAGACGAAGACACTTTGAACGTCGTCAGGCACCACCCGGGCGACTCTGGCAGGAACAACACATACGTAGcgacgccactgctgccgcctccgctgaTGGCATCCACCATAACAAGCAGCGGGGGCGCGAGTAACTTGTCGGACTTGACGGACCACCGCGTCATCGTTGGCGCCGAGATGTGCGTCACCATGTCACCCCCGCTCCTTCATCACCtccatcacacacacgcgaacAGCAGTGTGAGAACGCAACCCTGCAGCAACAGTGTGGcgagcacggcggcggcatcggtTCACCCGAGCGCAGGGCCTTGGCAGGAGCACTACTTCCACCCTGCGACGCTCTGGAGCACCTTCGTCGACTACTGGAGCGTGATATGGCGCCTTGGCCTGTATATTGTGCTCGTCACCGCGCTGCGTGCAAACCGCAAGCTGCTCATCTCCTTTGCAGGAATACGCGCTGCGATGACGGATGCGCAGGTCTCCTACCTGGTGGGCTTCAGCTTCGTCTTTGACGCCCTCCTGTTCCCTCTCGGTGGCTTGATGATGGACCTACTCGGGCGTCAGTTTGCCATGATCCCCACCGTCGTCGGGCTCAGCATCGTCTTCATGTTCCTGCCCCTCTGTCGCACAGAGGGGCAGCTCTACATCGCCGCGTCAGCCTTTGGCATCGTGGACGCGCTGGGGTGCGGTATCATCATGACACTCACGGCGGATCGGGCGCCATCGCGCTACGGCGCGCCGTTCTTTGGCATCATGCGAACGGTGCAGGACGTGGGCCACCTTATTGGCGCTCGCGGTGTCTCGAGTCTGATGCGCTACTCCGGCTTCAATGTGTGCTGTTGGGTGCTAACAGCGGTCGGCTTCTTCAGTGCAATGTGGGGTGCATACGGGGTGCCGAGCGATACAGAGACGCTTCCCGAAGCACCGCGGCtggagcaggcggcggccgtaGCACATGAGTGGCGGTTGCACAAGGTCTATTTCTACTCCcagagcagcgaggagaTAACGTCGTTGACGGCTGTGTCGGGGACGGCAACGTCGCCCACGATGACGTACGGCACCGCGTCAATACCGCATCTGCGCCGTTGAGTGATGAGAAACAAAAGTGGTAGGGGCACTGCAGCGTGGCGCGGAGCTAAAGGCATTGTGTCGGCTAGCGTAGGACCATGCAAGCATGACGCAAATCTTTCACCGCGGGCCCCGACCTGCTCACCTcgttcctctttcctctctgcccccccccccctcccccatgcAGGCAGGGGGGCGATCATGTCTGGCGATGTCCTCCTCATGGCGGGCATGCGACTGGCAAGGGCCCGAAGAGCGAGATAAAGGTAGAGAACTGCGGAGGAAAAAACGTGAAGGAAGCGTCGACACCATCGCCACTACTCGTGTCGTGCTTGCTCGCTTGCTCTTCCTGAGCCCTCTCCCTGTCCTCCATGGGTCTTTTATCTTCCCCCAGTCCACTCGCTTGCTTCGCTTTAGGTTGTTGACGCGTGATACTCTTCCCGGCTCTccgccctccgcctccaggaccctctctctgccagtgGATGGGTGCCTCTGTGCGCAGGTGCTTCACTTTCTCCTACCCCTTTACCTTCCTTGTGAGTGTGcacgtgtctgtgtctctgtgcgtgcgtgtaacttcccttcctcacctcttttctccaACTACAAATCATCATCGCCATCCTCCCTGCCTTCTCCTCACGCATCACTCAgcaggaagagagtgggagaggcgTACTTGCATAATACGATGTTGGTACAATGTGCAGCTGTCGCTTGAGTGGCTCTGCGCGTTCaatctttgcctctctctgcctgtctgtGTACTGCTgcatgcacgtgtgtgtgtgtgtgtgcgtgcgtcatgtgttttcctcttctgtcGTCCTCTCGTCGTTTCCTCCGGTTGGTTCCATCCACGAAGTATAGGTGGGTAAgcgcgcgtctctctccctctgtgtatctctttctttctctgtctgcctgtgtgtgtggagtgggggaggggggagagggggtatGCAGGagccctctctccatccGGATCACTCCATGTGTACGCGCCTCAGACAAGTTCGCTTTGGTTTCCTCACGTATCCCTGTGCCCTCAGGATGTGCGACACCTCTGAACAATgtccagcacacacacacacacaccctcctcccacactccgtgaggaagccaagcagctcccctccctccatccctgccactgccgagCTGCCCTCTGGTGTGGAGAGCACTGAGCCACCCGGAGAGGGGATGCATcacgtggcgaccggcacagtgggagcggctgtgaggcgatCGGCGGTGCGGGGGGGTAGAGCTTTGAGGCAGGAGCCGTGCATCGCTGACTGGATCGACCCGTTGCAGTGCCGCGTGtgcctacggctgcttcgctcCACGCAATCGGGCCCGTGACAGGCCGGGGCGTAGCCGAGTGGAATAAAAGCCCACGTGCTGTAAGGCAGTGGATGGACACGTAGACGAAAAAAGGCATAGCCCATCCCCATCAGcaccccttttcccctcgtCTCAACCTCTGAACCGAgagtgggtgcgtgtgtgtgttagaCACAACTTCATTCCCGAGGAGAGGTGACACAACGAGGggtccttcctctccccctccccccacaaaGCGGCACAACAAAGCCTGCCGCTTTCCAGCGCCCAGCAGGGTGGCCAAATGTTCTTCGTGCCTGACTCCTgcactccctcccctctctctcctcccccccccccccccacacacacacacacatgtacgTGCACATCAAGAGCGAAGTCCTGCTTCACTCGGACGAAACGCAACCGGGCTGAGGATTAAGAGGAAataaagcagcagcaacaacagagaagccGTTGTGGCATCTAGCGAACGCAGCCAAGTGGGACTTGGGGTGCTGcagggtgtgcgtgtgtgggtgtcggcGAGGCAAAGAGGCGTTGTGTCAagcccccttcctccccccccccacccacacacacaccgcggcGTCCTGCATCAGTGTGCACATCCGCGGATATCCACGTACCACGTAGGCGGCGGAGACCCAACTTTGGTTTACTGCGTACTCACAGACGAAAATTACGCGCCTTTGGGGGAAATGCTTCACCTCCTGCTGGAACTCCTTGTGAGCATCGCACTCTGCGCCGCGCTGGGGTACTTTGCTCTCCTGAACCTGCCGGTGGAGTCGGAGGAACCAGGTTTGACGGCAGCAGAGTCAGCGGGGGCCGGTCACCCTGAAGCCGTCAGCGACGGGGCAGAGCACGGCCATGCTTACCACCCGCTCCTTCCACCGCAGGAACTGCCCCTCTACACATTGATCACTCGTTGTGTCTCTCTGGCGGAGGACACGATGCTCGGCGTTGCCTACCGCTGGATTCTCATCAACGGACTTCACTACAGCCCTCGCGAGGTGTACGGCAAGCGCCGACTGCGCGAGCGGGGCTACTACTACTCCAGCGACGCGAGTGGGCCAAGCAGCGGAAAGGAGGTCGACTATAGTGTGAGTGGCGCTGGCACACGCGTCGGTGAGCACTCCTCATCTGCGGCCGCTGCCCCGCTCTCCTCGGCGGGTAGTGCCACGGCTGCCAGCGTTGACTCCTCTCGTCGCTTTCGTCGCCGTCTACgccgcggcgcggctgcagctgcggcggtcCCGCCAACCCCGCTGCGGAAGGAGAGCGCGTATTGGGTGAACGTGCTCCTCCGCTGTGCTGCCTTTCTGTGCCTCGGCGGTGGCACAACGAAGCCGGAGGTGTGGACGGACCGCCTCCTCTACGACGCAGAGAAACTGTTGGACAGCGTGAACGCGGGCTACGAGAACCGCATCCGGGCACGTGAGGCGCAGGCCTGTGCCGCGGCGCCCCAATCCGCAAGCGCTACCCAATtatcgccgctgctgggccgGACCTCGTCACAATCTGCCACATCGCTGCTTACAGCACCTCGCAAGCCGCTCCTGCGTATCCAGTTGCTAGAGCTTGGCTCAGGACTCCTTGGGTGCACGCCCCGTGAAGTCCGCCGCCCCGCATTGAACTTCCAGCACGGAGCTGGTGATGCCTCCGGATGCTCCGCCATACcgacaagagcagcaccgccagccaGACgtgcagcgactgctgctACTCCCGGTTCACCCGGTTTGGTAGCCTCAGCAACTGGCTTTGGCTACCACCATCAGCAGGTGGGCGTGCGCACCGCCCTCGACCCCGCCAGCACCCTCCTCGCGTCATCTGTAGCGAATCTCAGCACCGCAACCACCGATACGATTTCTTCTGGGACGACGCGCGGCCCTGGCAGGGCCGCACGTCTCGGCGATGCGGTGGCGGGTGTCTCTATTGCAGACTACACCGCCAGCTGCCCCTTGCACGCCGTTGGAGGTGACGGCGCCAGCAATGCAGGCGCTCAGCATGGTGTTGTTCTCCCCCGTGTGGAGGGGGACGTCATCTCAGTGGAGCAGCCCTACAGCGACAGCCGTCACATGATGCCACCCACTCTTGCCGCGCCAGCCTCACAGCTGTCCTTGCGGCGGTCCTTTGCGCTCCCACAGGCACCAGTGGCATCCCCactccgctgcttcgcggTACCCCTGCTCTACGAAGATCAGCGGTTTCACGTGCGTCTTggctgctgcctcccccttGGAGCTCTCCTccccgtctctctgtgcgtgccgcCGGACGTCCTCACACTGAACTGCTCCGTTGCTGTGCGTCGCGTCATCTTTACCGGCCACCTCTATGCCGCATTCCATGGGGCGCGCGTGGAGCTGAGCTTCCCTACAGCGCCACTCTTTACTGCAATGGTGAAGGCGATGCCCGACACCAACGGGGGCGTGTCGGCATCGGAGGTCAGTGGTCACCACGGCGGCTGGAGCATGCGTGccaacggtggtggtggcggcgacgctcactcgggagcggcggcggcgacggcttTCACCGCAATCCACACGGCACGCAATGAAGCGACTGCCGTCCATGGCACCAGCATTGAGGAAGGACGTGACTCGTacagcgcagccgcacgtCCGCCACTTCACCTGCGGTCCGGGATGtacagtagcagcagcggcaacgcgcCTTTCCATCATCCCTAttgcagcggcagtggcggcggtggcagcgcatCAACGAGCGGATCGTGCATGAATGAGTCCAATGAAAAGGTTCAGGAAgttgtgctgctggcggtgcgccgcctcATCCAGTCTCTAACGTACCCCCAAGTGCTGGTGGGGGAACTTGTGTGTCGCCGCCCTTCCGGGGATTGTGGGACTGCGGAAGGCggggcagagaagcagctgcagctgaagTGGACTCGACAGACAGccgtgctgccactgcgcatGTGAGAAGCACGATGCGGAAGCCAACTCTGCCGGACGCGTGCAGGCAGTCCAGCAACACTACCCCTCCCcgtgtccctctctttccatgAGATGCTTAgatggagaaagagaaagaagcgagagagagagagaccaagCAGGAGAACGGCGCTGACAGACTTTCCCACCCAACCACCCCACTTTGCGTACCGCTGCCTCGCAGACATGCAGCTGCCTCACTACCGCTGTGTTTTGATGCCTCCACAGCACTGCACAAGGGGAAGTACCAAGACCATCGGCGCCCATGCGCGGCCTCCTATcaagagcaaagaaagagcAAAGGGCGTAACTGAGGATCCCACGTTGCCGCGATGGATGCCGCAcgcgcctcccctcccttccgccATCACCGTCATATTTTTCGCcggtagagagggagagagagctgcaagggagggaaaagatgTGGGCTACTCTTCCTGTGCTTCCCAACGATTCCCCTATCTCAGCATCGATCTCTCAATCCCTGCTGCCCCTTCTTTGTGGTTTTCTCaccgctcacacacacactcacacatgcgcgcgcgAAGAGGCTTACGTTGGCGGCCGCTGTCACTGCCAAGGACAGCGCGCACATGAAaaggcgtcgccgctgctgaccCTGTCATCGTACACCTCCCacctttccccccccctctcctccttcagaTCCGTACCCCACGCACCTATGCGTACATGTCGGCGTCCATGCATACACATCCACACATATGCCCACATGTATACAGAGATACGACCGCACTCCGGCTAGATAGACCTTAATTCTCCCTGCATCTGCTGAGTGAGGGGTTCTCACACACGCTCATGAAGGTGTTCTGCCGCTTTgctccgccgccagcggACCGCccccccaccgccactgccacggcggcgtcggctgCAATCCTCGGTGTAAACACATCAACGGGCGGGCATTGTTGTATCTCTAGGGGCTCAACTGAGGCCACTCTTCTTATGCGAGCTGAAGGACcttcctcggcggcggcaatgacagcagctgcgtctgTCATCACCACCGGTACACGCGTCAGCCTCGCTGACCCCGTCACTCTTAGCAAGGCGTCGTTTTCCTGCGATGGTGTTTTTCTCCCTTCAGTagccgcggcagcaacaTCGGGGGCTATGGCTgctcaacaacaacacctcTATGACGCCACGTGCCGGTGTCTGCTGgagccggcgccgctcctACTCGAgcagaagcggcggtggGACGGCAGCGCCCCCGTGCCGATGGCGGCACGTCGTATTTACCTCGCCTACGGACAGACAGCGAGTGGCAAGACGTACAGCCTCTTTGGCGAGACCCCCACGCGGCCTGGCGCCGAGGGACTGTCCCCTTCGGCAGGCGTGGTGCCTCGCTACCTGCACGATGTGTTCTACTCAAGAAACGGCAcagcgcagcatcgcctAGGAGGCACTgacagtggcagcgctgccgaggaCGTCTTTGTTGATCTTTCGTGCTTTGAGGTGTACAGCGAGGTGGTGACTGATCTGGTTGCGCTCTCCGTCGTACTGTCGGCGTCGGACTTCCCATACTCCACTGGCACGGCTGGGGCAGCACGAGGCAGCGCGGGCCGCCGCCTGAGCTCCAAGGCTCCgactgacgctgcagcagcagtgccccACTCCCTGAGGTCTTCCGACctacggcggcagctgccaGTGTGGGTGGCACACCACCTGTACTGCAGTGAGCAACAGCCAGACGACGCTGACTCGTACGCGCAGGAGGAATTGTTGTGTACGCGTGGTGAGAGCTCCGTGTCGGAAGCGACGGcccgcactgccgccgctggagcagcggccgcgccgTTCGTATCGTCGCTGACCCTGTCGCGGTTTCTCAAGACTGAATACAAGGCTACTGAAAAacagcaggtgctgcggtcACTGGAGCGGGCACGATGCACGACCTTCACCGAGGCGCAGGCAGTCCTACAGGCCCTCCTTGCACTGCGGCAGGCGTGCACCACCAGTCGCAACCAGAGCTCCTCCCGTGGTCATCTTGTCCTATGTGTGCAGGTCTACGCGCGTGCTGCGTCGGACAGTCCGGCAGGCGAGTGGATGATGCAGCACGAGACAGCTTTTGTGGATCTTGCTGGATCAGAGAGCGGCAAGCTCATCGATGTGGACGTAGCCGATGTGCGCGCCTCTCAGGTGGTGCACCATCAGCCGAAGCGGCGAACACAGGCAACCACCAGCGCAGCGTCCTCGTCACGCGCGAGCAGCCAGCACAGTCGCATCTTACTGGATACGTCCATGCAATCTGACGTCTCCTCGAAGCAAAGCGGTATCAgcatcagcaccaccaccactacgaACTCGGCGTAtcatcgctctctcctccgcccaTCTCCCGAGGAAGACAAGAAGGCGGCAcaggcgcggcggcgacgcgagACACGGTCCATTAATGCAAGTCTCCTGGCCCTTCGCAAGGTTTTCCGCGCCCTCTATGAGGCAACACACCTGAGCCATATAGCCGTCACTCGAGAGTTAGCGGCGACAACACTCACACgtcggccgccgctgcgccatgcCCCCTTCAAGGACAGCGCTTTAACGGCAATTCTCGAGCCCTTTCTGGTCCCGCAGctctccgcagcgcctccaccctcctccacttCCCCGAGTTCACCATCGAGTGCGGCAGCCGTGCACGtcgtgctgctggtgtgctgctCCAGCCGGTCCGTCGACTTCTTCGAGACAGTCGCCTCCCTGCGGCTGGGGGCGGAGGCGAGCGCCGTTAACCCGGAGGTCGTTCTGCGCGCGCTGCCAGTGCAACAACGCGAGCGACAACACCAGCCGCAGCTCTACGCGTGTGTCACCCATCCGCAGTCACACCACAACAGCATCAGCTGCCGTCACCATGGCGGCAGCACATGCGCGGTTCGTGTTCCCCACGTGCTCTTCCGCAGCGCGTCGGCGCCGAATCAACGGCTGGCACTTACaggcgacgaggatgaggagaggaaggaggacaCCTTCAGTGGGTGCGCCAGCGCTCCCGGCAtcagcgccgcagctgacACTCGACTACGGCGCACGAGCACGgagtgcagcgctgcgttAAGTGAGCCCCACGA
It contains:
- a CDS encoding integral membrane transport protein, putative (TriTrypDB/GeneDB-style sysID: LpmP.09.0260) encodes the protein MYTHVHHDGASPPLLPEHPHQFLGNYFSITYTELFKAHVLDVHLPNMLIGISASIEVPLVTFLGRRIGASYSSIADYISVVALYRTLLDIPFGIIVEYVGVRNVMFLCLLLNIAASLVGLNVSNSASLLAFCVLSGISLGGFFLARHIFVAGITSKKYRGLLMAILSGLLRWAHVIGPVSSGLFAAYWGDVRYSFVVSAAASGIAFIALAIATWSTRYQQVCGRTCTTSLAPSVTETPLHSEQDEDTLNVVRHHPGDSGRNNTYVATPLLPPPLMASTITSSGGASNLSDLTDHRVIVGAEMCVTMSPPLLHHLHHTHANSSVRTQPCSNSVASTAAASVHPSAGPWQEHYFHPATLWSTFVDYWSVIWRLGLYIVLVTALRANRKLLISFAGIRAAMTDAQVSYLVGFSFVFDALLFPLGGLMMDLLGRQFAMIPTVVGLSIVFMFLPLCRTEGQLYIAASAFGIVDALGCGIIMTLTADRAPSRYGAPFFGIMRTVQDVGHLIGARGVSSLMRYSGFNVCCWVLTAVGFFSAMWGAYGVPSDTETLPEAPRLEQAAAVAHEWRLHKVYFYSQSSEEITSLTAVSGTATSPTMTYGTASIPHLRR
- a CDS encoding hypothetical protein (TriTrypDB/GeneDB-style sysID: LpmP.09.0270), which encodes MLHLLLELLVSIALCAALGYFALLNLPVESEEPGLTAAESAGAGHPEAVSDGAEHGHAYHPLLPPQELPLYTLITRCVSLAEDTMLGVAYRWILINGLHYSPREVYGKRRLRERGYYYSSDASGPSSGKEVDYSVSGAGTRVGEHSSSAAAAPLSSAGSATAASVDSSRRFRRRLRRGAAAAAAVPPTPLRKESAYWVNVLLRCAAFLCLGGGTTKPEVWTDRLLYDAEKLLDSVNAGYENRIRAREAQACAAAPQSASATQLSPLLGRTSSQSATSLLTAPRKPLLRIQLLELGSGLLGCTPREVRRPALNFQHGAGDASGCSAIPTRAAPPARRAATAATPGSPGLVASATGFGYHHQQVGVRTALDPASTLLASSVANLSTATTDTISSGTTRGPGRAARLGDAVAGVSIADYTASCPLHAVGGDGASNAGAQHGVVLPRVEGDVISVEQPYSDSRHMMPPTLAAPASQLSLRRSFALPQAPVASPLRCFAVPLLYEDQRFHVRLGCCLPLGALLPVSLCVPPDVLTLNCSVAVRRVIFTGHLYAAFHGARVELSFPTAPLFTAMVKAMPDTNGGVSASEVSGHHGGWSMRANGGGGGDAHSGAAAATAFTAIHTARNEATAVHGTSIEEGRDSYSAAARPPLHLRSGMYSSSSGNAPFHHPYCSGSGGGGSASTSGSCMNESNEKVQEVVLLAVRRLIQSLTYPQVLVGELVCRRPSGDCGTAEGGAEKQLQLKWTRQTAVLPLRM
- a CDS encoding kinesin, putative (TriTrypDB/GeneDB-style sysID: LpmP.09.0280); this translates as MRAEGPSSAAAMTAAASVITTGTRVSLADPVTLSKASFSCDGVFLPSVAAAATSGAMAAQQQHLYDATCRCLLEPAPLLLEQKRRWDGSAPVPMAARRIYLAYGQTASGKTYSLFGETPTRPGAEGLSPSAGVVPRYLHDVFYSRNGTAQHRLGGTDSGSAAEDVFVDLSCFEVYSEVVTDLVALSVVLSASDFPYSTGTAGAARGSAGRRLSSKAPTDAAAAVPHSLRSSDLRRQLPVWVAHHLYCSEQQPDDADSYAQEELLCTRGESSVSEATARTAAAGAAAAPFVSSLTLSRFLKTEYKATEKQQVLRSLERARCTTFTEAQAVLQALLALRQACTTSRNQSSSRGHLVLCVQVYARAASDSPAGEWMMQHETAFVDLAGSESGKLIDVDVADVRASQVVHHQPKRRTQATTSAASSSRASSQHSRILLDTSMQSDVSSKQSGISISTTTTTNSAYHRSLLRPSPEEDKKAAQARRRRETRSINASLLALRKVFRALYEATHLSHIAVTRELAATTLTRRPPLRHAPFKDSALTAILEPFLVPQLSAAPPPSSTSPSSPSSAAAVHVVLLVCCSSRSVDFFETVASLRLGAEASAVNPEVVLRALPVQQRERQHQPQLYACVTHPQSHHNSISCRHHGGSTCAVRVPHVLFRSASAPNQRLALTGDEDEERKEDTFSGCASAPGISAAADTRLRRTSTECSAALSEPHDRCRPGEVIMSAADASRLRDEALQYKEMAQKLYKQCKSLCESYDECVDELRWYRVALSERDARVAELEAELAEVSHSHGADSSRRLQKPLPKSLQPRTPTESRNSATACGSPAARTPHLLPLQYRNREAAAEDESPKVIPTANDGGRREENAAPAESATALVAARRMRATPTSSTAREDSERWMVSVSPFSTASLAAGTVVRTAVVPDDVERLEEAVGVDGSSVSVSGDAHDTRWPRGRSSRSNSSSSSSTGGQRCRPTIERQQQHARCVMNTFLARQIFPPDAAVKPTLSTSPSRASSSSPLLPTLSACGTVATASSTAQQQRQTRSYINYQENERGPCVLHEHESEGDGSPLTGKVHLAAGEPSRAKELIEGSAAIAATSAFLSAPLRQLHNTPRSSSSSADATASSSLKGRDIVSAVRSACDSVTVEPEADSAIFPSSAVPAAYEAVAPAASASTLPATATWTKNLKSRSAVHTVSHDSPLQGTSRQAIAMSMDHNGELPHAEAAASGDEEDAVEEVVIQLKKHEHCDSPLILAATCQSAETVRRVEKNRAPLMPPCRNSSLGAVASVPVTRPTSPLTQVYYL